ATATTAACCCCTTAACCGATATTTCATTTCAGAAACATTCAGTAAACAAACATTACCTCATAAATATGTTTTACCCTTAACTGTCCTTTAATGTATTGTAATTAACCTtagtaatatttattattattagctatttttacattttaatttctatatttgtttcattttctttcctgtaGAGGGCAGTAATACGACAAGTAGTGCCTaaagtgcaacaaaaaaaggagaagaagcGTACTGCGCATGCTCGTATCAAAGTCAAACTTCCGGGGGTTGTTGATTTCTCAGCTGTTTGTCGCTGGTTATCTGTCAGGTGTAGATACCATGCAGTGAAACTAACAGGAAGTATTTGTACTGAATTGTTCTTATCTAATACTCAACAGCGTTGTTATTACAATACAAAACGgaccgttttttttctttttactgtaaacatATTTTGATATAAAGTGTTGTTTGACTGTCTTAAAGCGGTGTCACTGAAGTGATGCAACATGGCAGCAACTCATCTCAATAGGTGTTTTCTCTCAGCACTAAGGAGACATAATCGGTGTCAGAACCGTGGACTTAACTCTTTGGCAGAGAGGAAAGTCAGCCGGGTGTCCTCTGTTGTGATATGTAACCACAGGGGAGCCGAGGGGAACGCAAGCCTGGACAGGGGACCCCCGGAGGAGTGGGACAGAAAAAGTGGTCGGGACAACAGCAGCTCTCCTCTGTTAAAGTCAGTCTCGGTGGGTTTGGGACTCTGTGGTGCGGCACTTGTGGACAGtcaaaaagaggaaaaagtgaACAACGGAAGAGTCTCGATTTCCGGGCGGTTTCTTAACCTAATTCTCCCATCAGCTCAATGTGCTTCTCCCTTTAAACCTGATAGTCCCCGGTataaatacaactttattgCAGATGTGGTCGAGAAGTCCACTCCAGCTGTTGTATACATTGAAATCGTAGGCAGGTGAGTCGACTGAAAAAGTGTCATTAGTTGAAAATGAATTTGTAGCATGTTTTACACCAAATTCTCATCTATGTTGCcacttaaaatgtttgtttattaattgtAATTCATATAACATTCCTTTAGTTTGATTAGTGTTACCCTCACAGTATGCATAActtagtagctagctagcaaaaCGTGTGAACCTATCTAAATACCATGTGGACAAAATTCTGGTAACACTTAAATCAAGAATGTGATAAAttatggttaaaaaaagaattcctAATGGGTCACGGAATCTATGTGTCGCATTATTTACTGCAACATCTGTCTGgtaggactgcaactaactAACGATTAGTATCTGTTCAAGTTAATCATTTAtcatacagtggtgctcatacgtttatgaacccatactaaagttgactaaaaagagtaataaaaaaatcatcttttggaaattgatcttaatgccctaatttaaaaaaaataaaaaataaaaaaaaaggaaaaatccaaccttttaaggacaacaattttatttttgaatgaataatgtatcataaataaatatatgataaatacctagagattggcatacGGTATTTTCCATAAAATCGTCTCTCAatacaaatcaaaccagctattaggttaactgaaataaaaccaggccaatctctaggtatggtgaagggtatgtgatgatgtggggctattttaattccaaaggccaagggaactttatcaggatgtatagtatcctggatccatgaaataactggcctttaaaaataaaaatctgctacctctatgggaatttaacataggggtgtacttaaaTGTtcctaatatttttttaattgaggcattaagatcaatttccaaaagatgattttttttatttttttattattcctctttttagtcaactttagcatgggttcataaacttatgagcaccactgtataagATGACAAAGGTCCATCGTAAATTACAGAGCTCACAAATAATTTAATTTGAGTAAAATCAGCAACTAAAAATCCAGagcattttatttaatgatGTGAAACAGGAAAAATAAGGAACTGTTATTATTTTGTGAAGTTGTGATCAGGGGATATTGAGCTTTAGCGCAATGCTTTATCACTAGATCGTCTTTTGTCATAACCATGATCTTCAGGGGTTGCGACTGGTTTGTGGTAATGTGATTAACTGTAACTTTGTTAGTGAATATTTGAGTGTTCTGTTCTCTCTACTAAAGCATCAAATGACATGATGAGGGCCTTAAGGTGGGTTCTGTTTGTTGAAGCTGCCTGTTAAACTTTgtcaattactaaaataatgtTTAGGTTTTCTTCTGTGCAGATTAACCTAAAAGTTATATTTTGCTTACAAGTTGAATAAGATCAACTGATTTTACTGTTTCACCAGACACCCATTTTCAGGACGAGAAGTCCCAGTGTCAAATGGCTCTGGTTTCATCATAAGCAGTGATGGTCTCATCGTCACCAATGCTCATGTTGTGGCTAACAAGAGAGGCGTCCGTGTGAAGCTCACCAACGGGGAGATGTACAATGCCACTGTGCAAGATGTTGATCCAGTGGCAGACATTGCCACCATCAAAATTAATGCAAGGGTGAGCAActtacttttaatattttttacctCACTACATCCACATTTGCTTCCATCACAGTGGTGGAAGCACAGAGATGACCTATTAACAGATCCAGACAGAATCAGAAGAAAAATACAgttaagagaaaaaaacacaagtagTTTCTTTACACACATGAAACCAGGGAAATGTCTAGTGGTTGACAACAATACAGACACCAGCCTACAATGTGGTCAAAATTAGTAATATTGTTATGGCATTTAATGAGTTAACCTTCATTCTTGTGACTATTTAATGTGCATCTTGACATACTCTGCAGTCATGCATTTTGGTGTTTTGCTACTGTATGTCTCCTCAAGAGGGTGGGGTTTTTTTAGATGACAAAAGTGCCCTTTAAtgtacaacatacagtatataaagcaGACATTAAATAGTCTCAATTAAACCTCCAGTACAACCTCTAAGTGACTCTTTTGCCTGAGAATTACAAGGCTGTGATTTATACTGTCTACTGAAAGACTACTATAGCAAAATGAATAGTCCCCTGTTTTCCCCATTGAAAAGCAGAACTGTGATAGAAGACAGGTGATCCAGCATCTTTATAAAAGTACATGACCACTTGCACGATTGGGTCATTGCAGCAAGAAAAATGGGGGCATTGATAAAAAATAGGAAGCTCTGATCTTTTGATAGTATGAATGACCTACAAGCATTGAGGATGTACTGTTGAACTGCCCTCTCTATATCCTTCTCCCTGACATGTAGAATCCTTTACCCACGCTCACCCTTGGTCGGTCGTCTGATGTTCGACAAGGAGAGTTTGTGGTTGCCATGGGAAGCCCGTTTGCATTACGGAATACAATCACGTCAGGANNNNNNNNNNNNNNNNNNNNNNNNNNNNNNNNNNNNNNNNNNNNNNNNNNNNNNNNNNNNNNNNNNNNNNNNNNNNNNNNNNNNNNNNNNNNNNNNNNNNNNNNNNNNNNNNNNNNNNNNNNNNNNNNNNNNNNNNNNNNNNNNNNNNNNNNNNNNNNNNNNNNNNNNNNNNNNNNNNNNNNNNNNNNNNNNNNNNNNNNNNNNNNNNNNNNNNNNNNNNNNNNNNNNNNNNNNNNNNNNNNNNNNNNNNNNNNNNNNNNNNNNNNNNNNNNNNNNNNNNNNNNNNNNNNNNNNNNNNNNNNNNNNNNNNNNNNNNNNNNNNNNNNNNNNNNNNNNNNNNNNNNNNNNNNNNNNNNNNNNNNNNNNNNNNNNNNNNNNNNNNNNNNNNNNNNNNNNNNNNNNNNNNNNNNNNNNNNNNNNNNNNNNNNNNNNNNNNNNNNNNNNNNNNNNNNNNNNNNNNNNNNNNNNNNNNNNNNNNNNNNNNNNNNNNNNNNNNNNNNNNNNNNNNNNNNNNNNNNNNNNNNNNNNNNNNNNNNNNNNNNNNNNNNNNNNNNNNNNNNNNNNNNNNNNNNNNNNNNNNNNNNNNNNNNNNNNNNNNNNNNNNNNNNNNNNNNNNNNNNNNNNNNNNNNNNNNNNNNNNNNNNNNNNNNNNNNNNNNNNNNNNNNNNNNNNNNNNNNNNNNNNNNNNNNNNNNNNNNNNNNNNNNNNNNNNNNNNNNNNNNNNNNNNNNNNNNNNNNNNNNNNNNNNNNNNNNNNNNNNNNNNNNNNNNNNNNNNNNNNNNNNNNNNNNNNNNNNNNNNNNNNNNNNNNNNNNNNNNNNNNNNNNNNNNNNNNNNNNNNNNNNNNNNNNNNNNNNNNNNNNNNNNNNNNNNNNNNNNNNNNNNNNNNNNNNNNNNNNNNNNNNNNNNNNNNNNNNNNNNNNNNNNNNNNNNNNNNNNNNNNNNNNNNNNNNNNNNNNNNNNNNNNNNNNNNNNNNNNNNNNNNNNNNNNNNNNNNNNNNNNNNNNNNNNNNNNNNNNNNNNNNNNNNNNNNNNNNNNNNNNNNNNNNNNNNNNNNNNNNNNNNNNNNNNNNNNNNNNNNNNNNNNNNNNNNNNNNNNNNNNNNNNNNNNNNNNNNNNNNNNNNNNNNNNNNNNNNNNNNNNNNNNNNNNNNNNNNNNNNNNNNNNNNNNNNNNNNNNNNNNNNNNNNNNNNNNNNNNNNNNNNNNNNNNNNNNNNNNNNNNNNNNNNNNNNNNNNNNNNNNNNNNNNNNNNNNNNNNNNNNNNNNNNNNNNNNNNNNNNNNNNNNNNNNNNNNNNNNNNNNNNNNNNNNNNNNNNNNNNNNNNNNNNNNNNNNNNNNNNNNNNNNNNNNNNNNNNNNNNNNNNNNNNNNNNNNNNNNNNNNNNNNNNNNNNNNNNNNNNNNNNNNNNNNNNNNNNNNNNNNNNNNNNNNNNNNNNNNNNNNNNNNNNNNNNNNNNNNNNNNNNNNNNNNNNNNNNNNNNNNNNNNNNNNNNNNNNNNNNNNNNNNNNNNNNNNNNNNNNNNNNNNNNNNNNNNNNNNNNNNNNNNNNNNNNNNNNNNNNNNNNNNNNNNNNNNNNNNNNNNNNNNNNNNNNNNNNNNNNNNNNNNNNNNNNNNNNNNNNNNNNNNNNNNNNNNNNNNNNNNNNNNNNNNNNNNNNNNNNNNNNNNNNNNNNNNNNNNNNNNNNNNNNNNNNNNNNNNNNNNNNNNNNNNNNNNNNNNNNNNNNNNNNNNNNNNNNNNNNNNNNNNNNNNNNNNNNNNNNNNNNNNNNNNNNNNNNNNNNNNNNNNNNNNNNNNNNNNNNNNNNNNNNNNNNNNNNNNNNNNNNNNNNNNNNNNNNNNNNNNNNNNNNNNNNNNNNNNNNNNNNNNNNNNNNNNNNNNNNNNNNNNNNNNNNNNNNNNNNNNNNNNNNNNNNNNNNNNNNNNNNNNNNNNNNNNNNNNNNNNNNNNNNNNNNNNNNNNNNNNNNNNNNNNNNNNNNNNNNNNNNNNNNNNNNNNNNNNNNNNNNNNNNNNNNNNNNNNNNNNNNNNNNNNNNNNNNNNNNNNNNNNNNNNNNNNNNNNNNNNNNNNNNNNNNNNNNNNNNNNNNNNNNNNNNNNNNNNNNNNNNNNNNNNNNNNNNNNNNNNNNNNNNNNNNNNNNNNNNNNNNNNNNNNNNNNNNNNNNNNNNNNNNNNNNNNNNNNNNNNNNNNNNNNNNNNNNNNNNNNNNNNNNNNNNNNNNNNNNNNNNNNNNNNNNNNNNNNNNNNNNNNNNNNNNNNNNNNNNNNNNNNNNNNNNNNNNNNNNNNNNNNNNNNNNNNNNNNNNNNNNNNNNNNNNNNNNNNNNNNNNNNNNNNNNNNNNNNNNNNNNNNNNNNNNNNNNNNNNNNNNNNNNNNNNNNNNNNNNNNNNNNNNNNNNNNNNNNNNNNNNNNNNNNNNNNNNNNNNNNNNNNNNNNNNNNNNNNNNNNNNNNNNNNNNNNNNNNNNNNNNNNNNNNNNNNNNNNNNNNNNNNNNNNNNNNNNNNNNNNNNNNNNNNNNNNNNNNNNNNNNNNNNNNNNNNNNNNNNNNNNNNNNNNNNNNNNNNNNNNNNNNNNNNNNNNNNNNNNNNNNNNNNNNNNNNNNNNNNNNNNNNNNNNNNNNNNNNNNNNNNNNNNNNNNNNNNNNNNNNNNNNNNNNNNNNNNNNNNNNNNNCAATGGTATTAAACGGACTACCATTAAATGGCAAACATGTTAGACAACTCATGCTGCTACCATGACAATGATCACACAAGTAAAATATGAATATGCCACTTATTTTAACTTACTGTTGAGTATGCCACACAgtaaaaaccaaaaacatgaaTTCACTTCA
This region of Sander vitreus isolate 19-12246 chromosome 20, sanVit1, whole genome shotgun sequence genomic DNA includes:
- the LOC144535590 gene encoding serine protease HTRA2, mitochondrial-like, translated to MAATHLNRCFLSALRRHNRCQNRGLNSLAERKVSRVSSVVICNHRGAEGNASLDRGPPEEWDRKSGRDNSSSPLLKSVSVGLGLCGAALVDSQKEEKVNNGRVSISGRFLNLILPSAQCASPFKPDSPRYKYNFIADVVEKSTPAVVYIEIVGRHPFSGREVPVSNGSGFIISSDGLIVTNAHVVANKRGVRVKLTNGEMYNATVQDVDPVADIATIKINARNPLPTLTLGRSSDVRQGEFVVAMGSPFALRNTITSG